From Bacillota bacterium, the proteins below share one genomic window:
- a CDS encoding amidase domain-containing protein, with product MTVQDYYQAWHQATQIEDQGGLWRYYYYNTEEDDKSGWEYCSRQIKRWRSLNRARLLNILDHRTQVELDLIDGDGEAIYNLAVIRTTLTRYRQLGQVKAQAIRQREKLTWAKRGGQWVITASQQEVDGYPWPPEPLQSSMQLQLLARRRWPEISTVASGQYNRQRAVSYAARWWNDFNPQYKRFAVDCTNFVSQTLRAGGAPMTYVGQPRGWWYLGSGGESDRWSLSWAVAHSLRWYLPTSQTGLHASEVESADQLQLGDVISYDFDGDGKWQHSTVVVDFDAYGQPLVAAHTVAAFRRYWTYQDSPAWSENIQYKFWHLPERF from the coding sequence GTGACTGTGCAAGATTACTATCAAGCTTGGCACCAGGCAACCCAAATTGAGGACCAAGGGGGGTTATGGCGTTACTATTACTATAATACGGAAGAGGATGACAAGTCGGGCTGGGAGTACTGCAGCCGCCAAATCAAGAGATGGAGAAGTTTAAATCGTGCGCGTTTGCTCAACATTCTCGATCACCGAACCCAGGTCGAGCTTGACTTGATTGATGGCGATGGAGAAGCAATCTATAACCTGGCAGTAATCAGAACGACTCTGACCCGCTACCGTCAGTTGGGGCAAGTCAAGGCCCAAGCGATCCGACAGCGGGAGAAATTGACGTGGGCGAAACGGGGTGGACAATGGGTGATCACAGCTAGCCAGCAGGAGGTAGATGGTTATCCTTGGCCGCCCGAACCCCTTCAGTCGTCAATGCAACTGCAACTGCTGGCGAGGCGTAGGTGGCCTGAAATATCGACGGTGGCTAGTGGACAATACAACCGGCAGCGAGCAGTAAGCTACGCTGCGCGCTGGTGGAATGATTTTAACCCCCAGTACAAACGATTTGCTGTCGATTGTACTAACTTCGTATCGCAGACACTACGGGCAGGGGGTGCGCCCATGACCTATGTGGGGCAGCCTCGGGGTTGGTGGTACCTTGGTAGTGGTGGGGAGAGTGACCGCTGGAGCTTGAGTTGGGCAGTGGCGCACAGCCTGCGGTGGTATTTGCCGACCAGCCAGACTGGTTTACACGCCAGCGAGGTGGAAAGTGCCGACCAACTGCAGTTGGGGGACGTGATCAGTTATGACTTTGACGGGGATGGCAAGTGGCAGCACTCAACGGTGGTAGTAGATTTTGATGCCTATGGTCAACCCCTGGTGGCCGCCCATACGGTAGCTGCGTTCAGACGGTATTGGACATATCAGGATTCTCCAGCCTGGTCGGAAAACATTCAGTACAAATTCTGGCATTTACCTGAACGATTCTAA
- a CDS encoding calcium-transporting P-type ATPase, PMR1-type: MNPSGQWHSLDLIEATTKLGTDLRKGLSSKEATRRLEQYGPNQLAEPTRISPIKMFISQFKDFMVLILLTATIISGLLGEVADAITILAIVVLNATLGFIQEYRAEKSMEALKKLTAPEARVLRDGLEKKIPAADLVPGDLVNLETGDRIAADLRLTKAVNLEIEESTLTGESIPVKKRTDKLPDPESGLGDRRNMAYMGTVVTRGRGQGLVVSTGMHTEMGQIAAIMQTVGEEDTPLQKRLEQLGKILVFLCLGICAVVAVTGIWRGESPMQMFLSGISLAVAAIPEGLPAIVTIALAIGVQKMIRRQAIVRKLPAVETLGCATVICSDKTGTLTKNEMTVRQIFVNGQTIQVTGEGYEPRGEFELKGKPLTKKEREGLDKLLKIAAMCNNAQLKREKLSVKDWITGKKGNREWSISGDPTEGALVVLTAKGGVTQKELEKQEPRLTELPFDSERKRMSVVCQKDNGQRTAYVKGAPDVILDLCDYIELAGRVVRLTNEHKDLVLRHNEDMARQALRVLAFAYRELPPNFEELEVDTVEKNLVFVGLAGMLDPPRPSAIRAVELSQAAGIKTVMITGDHQVTACAIARELGIIRGKEQSVTGKELDRWSDEELAKRVDDIAVYARVSPKHKLRIVRALKQRGHITAMTGDGVNDAPAVKEADIGIAMGRTGTDVTKEASAMVLADDNFATIVAAVEEGRAIYDNIRKFIRYLLACNTGEVLTMFLGTLMGLPLPLLPIQMLWVNLVTDGLPAIALGLENADPDVMRRPPRHPRESVFSHGLGGKIASRGAQIGLVTLLVFLIGLFLLPARGGDQISQARTMAFCTLVFCQLFYVFDCKSEHYSVFELGFFSNPYLVLAVVCSALMQLTVIYVPWLQNVFHTVPLHPLQWTICLVGGGWQTVMAGIYYWVIHPIRLKFVYLRVHHSR, encoded by the coding sequence ATGAATCCCTCGGGACAATGGCACTCGCTCGACCTAATCGAAGCCACAACAAAATTGGGGACGGATCTGCGCAAGGGATTAAGTAGTAAAGAGGCAACTCGACGCCTTGAGCAGTATGGTCCAAATCAACTGGCTGAGCCAACACGCATATCTCCAATCAAGATGTTTATTTCCCAGTTTAAGGATTTTATGGTTCTTATCTTGCTGACGGCCACGATTATTTCAGGATTGCTCGGTGAGGTGGCGGATGCGATAACCATCTTGGCGATTGTGGTTTTAAATGCCACATTGGGATTTATTCAAGAGTATCGGGCGGAAAAATCTATGGAAGCCCTGAAGAAACTAACTGCTCCTGAAGCCAGGGTGCTCAGAGATGGCCTAGAAAAAAAAATTCCGGCGGCTGATCTGGTGCCTGGTGACCTAGTGAACCTGGAAACCGGCGACCGGATTGCGGCGGACCTGCGTCTAACCAAGGCGGTTAACCTGGAGATCGAGGAATCAACATTAACGGGAGAGTCCATTCCAGTGAAAAAGCGCACTGATAAACTACCAGACCCGGAGAGCGGTTTGGGTGACCGACGGAACATGGCTTACATGGGAACAGTGGTTACTCGCGGACGGGGTCAGGGTTTGGTTGTTAGTACCGGCATGCATACAGAGATGGGACAAATCGCCGCGATTATGCAGACCGTAGGAGAAGAGGATACCCCACTGCAAAAACGCCTGGAACAGCTGGGCAAGATTCTGGTTTTTCTCTGTCTGGGAATCTGTGCTGTGGTTGCTGTTACCGGTATCTGGCGGGGTGAGTCCCCTATGCAAATGTTTCTATCGGGGATCAGCCTGGCGGTGGCGGCTATCCCCGAGGGACTCCCGGCGATCGTCACAATCGCTCTGGCGATTGGGGTGCAGAAAATGATTCGCCGTCAGGCGATCGTACGGAAATTGCCAGCGGTTGAAACTCTAGGCTGTGCAACTGTGATTTGTTCGGATAAAACCGGCACACTGACAAAAAACGAGATGACGGTGCGGCAAATTTTTGTCAACGGCCAGACGATTCAGGTCACCGGGGAAGGTTATGAACCCAGAGGGGAATTTGAATTAAAAGGGAAACCCTTAACCAAAAAAGAACGGGAGGGCTTGGATAAACTGCTCAAGATAGCGGCGATGTGTAACAATGCTCAGCTCAAAAGAGAGAAGTTGAGTGTTAAAGACTGGATAACTGGCAAGAAAGGCAACCGTGAGTGGAGCATTAGCGGGGACCCGACGGAAGGGGCCCTGGTTGTTTTGACCGCGAAAGGAGGAGTCACTCAGAAGGAATTAGAAAAGCAGGAGCCACGACTGACTGAACTTCCTTTTGACTCTGAACGGAAGCGGATGAGTGTGGTTTGTCAGAAGGATAACGGGCAGCGCACTGCCTATGTAAAAGGAGCACCGGATGTCATCCTCGACCTGTGTGATTACATTGAACTCGCTGGCCGAGTGGTTCGGTTGACCAATGAGCATAAGGACTTGGTTCTTCGACACAATGAAGATATGGCCCGGCAGGCCCTTCGCGTGTTGGCTTTCGCTTACCGGGAGTTACCGCCCAACTTTGAAGAGCTTGAAGTGGATACTGTGGAAAAAAATCTGGTTTTTGTTGGTCTGGCCGGGATGCTCGATCCCCCGCGACCGTCGGCCATCCGGGCAGTTGAGTTGTCGCAAGCAGCGGGAATAAAGACAGTGATGATAACTGGGGATCACCAGGTCACCGCCTGTGCCATTGCTCGTGAACTCGGGATCATCCGTGGGAAGGAACAGTCAGTCACCGGGAAGGAACTTGACCGGTGGTCAGATGAGGAACTGGCCAAAAGGGTAGACGACATTGCGGTTTATGCCCGGGTATCTCCCAAACACAAACTGCGGATTGTTCGTGCCCTAAAACAGCGCGGCCACATTACGGCTATGACAGGAGATGGGGTCAATGACGCCCCGGCTGTCAAGGAAGCTGACATCGGCATTGCCATGGGGAGAACGGGTACGGATGTGACGAAGGAAGCCTCGGCGATGGTCCTGGCGGATGACAACTTTGCCACTATTGTAGCGGCAGTTGAAGAGGGGCGAGCCATCTACGATAATATTCGCAAGTTCATCCGCTACCTCCTGGCCTGCAATACGGGAGAGGTCTTAACCATGTTTTTAGGGACTTTAATGGGATTGCCGCTTCCCCTCCTTCCGATCCAGATGCTCTGGGTCAATCTGGTCACCGATGGCTTGCCGGCGATCGCTTTAGGGTTGGAAAATGCGGATCCCGATGTAATGCGCCGACCACCTCGTCATCCGCGCGAAAGTGTTTTTTCTCACGGTCTAGGAGGGAAAATCGCTTCCCGCGGTGCCCAGATCGGCTTGGTGACGCTGCTGGTTTTTTTGATCGGACTCTTCCTGTTACCAGCAAGGGGTGGTGACCAAATCAGTCAAGCCCGAACGATGGCGTTCTGTACCCTGGTCTTTTGTCAGTTGTTTTATGTGTTTGATTGTAAATCGGAGCATTATTCGGTGTTTGAGCTCGGATTTTTCTCTAATCCATATTTAGTACTGGCAGTAGTTTGTTCTGCATTGATGCAACTGACTGTAATATACGTTCCGTGGCTGCAGAATGTTTTCCATACTGTCCCGCTTCACCCGTTACAATGGACGATCTGTTTGGTTGGCGGCGGTTGGCAAACGGTTATGGCAGGGATTTATTACTGGGTTATCCATCCAATAAGACTAAAGTTTGTTTATCTCAGGGTGCACCATTCTCGCTAG